In Methanococcoides sp. LMO-2, a single window of DNA contains:
- a CDS encoding phenylacetate--CoA ligase, protein MKYWQPKFETMNHDELRELQLKRLKKTAAAVYDNVPFYREKFDALGITPDDVKTLDDIKKLPMTRKTDLRDNYPFGLFAVPKDEIVRIHASSGTSGKPTVVGYTAKDIETWADMMARNFTMIGLDASDVFQNAVNYGLFTGGLGFHYGIERLGAMAVPSGTGNTVRQIEMMQDFGVTAIHCTPSYGLYLAETVREMGVADKLSLRVGCFGAEPWSSSTRKELEDAFQIKAYDSYGLSEMMGPGIAFECQEQDGLHIWSDHYIVEILDENGEEVAEGEKGEIVLTSLTKEALPVLRYRTGDIARRLASECPCGRTSDRISRILGRADDMLIVRGINVFPSQIEDVLVRIEKITDQFEIYLDRNKKKLDEITVRVELDEDAFTGEIGDLAAVKRVVEGDLKSVLNIRANVDLVEKGTIPRSTGKAKRVFDRREAI, encoded by the coding sequence ATGAAATACTGGCAGCCAAAATTTGAAACAATGAATCACGATGAACTTCGGGAACTGCAATTGAAGCGTTTAAAGAAAACGGCTGCAGCAGTCTATGACAATGTTCCTTTCTACAGGGAGAAGTTCGATGCTCTTGGTATAACCCCTGATGACGTCAAGACCCTTGATGATATCAAGAAATTGCCTATGACCCGAAAAACAGATCTTCGTGACAACTATCCTTTCGGCCTTTTTGCTGTCCCGAAGGATGAGATCGTCCGCATCCATGCATCTTCCGGTACAAGCGGTAAACCTACCGTTGTCGGATACACTGCAAAAGATATCGAGACCTGGGCAGATATGATGGCCCGCAACTTCACAATGATCGGCCTGGATGCCAGTGATGTTTTCCAGAATGCCGTCAACTACGGTCTTTTCACAGGCGGTCTGGGTTTCCACTACGGTATTGAAAGGCTGGGTGCCATGGCAGTCCCAAGCGGAACCGGAAATACCGTTCGCCAGATCGAGATGATGCAGGACTTTGGTGTCACTGCTATCCACTGTACTCCTTCTTATGGCCTTTACCTTGCAGAGACCGTCAGGGAAATGGGCGTTGCAGATAAATTATCATTACGTGTAGGCTGCTTTGGTGCAGAACCATGGTCCTCCAGCACAAGGAAAGAACTCGAGGATGCTTTCCAGATAAAGGCTTATGATTCCTACGGACTTTCCGAGATGATGGGCCCGGGTATTGCTTTTGAATGCCAGGAGCAGGACGGCCTTCACATCTGGAGCGATCACTATATAGTAGAGATCCTTGATGAGAACGGTGAAGAGGTCGCAGAAGGAGAGAAAGGAGAGATCGTACTTACCTCACTGACAAAGGAAGCACTTCCTGTTCTCAGGTATCGTACCGGTGATATTGCCAGGCGTCTGGCAAGCGAGTGTCCATGTGGTCGTACAAGTGACCGTATCTCAAGGATCCTCGGAAGAGCAGATGACATGCTCATTGTAAGGGGTATCAATGTGTTCCCATCTCAGATCGAGGATGTCCTTGTGAGGATCGAAAAGATCACCGACCAGTTCGAGATCTATCTTGACAGGAACAAGAAGAAGCTGGATGAGATCACTGTAAGGGTCGAGCTCGATGAGGATGCTTTCACCGGTGAGATCGGTGATCTTGCAGCAGTAAAGAGGGTAGTTGAGGGCGATCTAAAGAGCGTCCTGAACATCAGGGCCAATGTCGATCTTGTGGAAAAGGGAACCATCCCGAGAAGCACAGGCAAGGCAAAGAGGGTCTTTGACAGAAGGGAAGCTATCTGA
- a CDS encoding exonuclease/endonuclease/phosphatase family protein, producing the protein MLKKTILILFLSIFLLSSGCSDSTEDLAGSVEEVATAAAEVSGAIEEIENELNELEEIGESVDTVLSDVDDIEENADGNTAGDTNEETPVISNPSSDGEDLRIGAFNIQVFGVTKASKPDVMLVLADIVRTYDIIAIQEIRDSSQTALPDLVNLVNSDGSQYDYVVSERLGRTSSKEQYAYIYDTTTVAVTGIPETYPEPEGTDPFHRQPYISSFSAVGGDYDAVLMVIHTDPDEATEEINALDDVLEYAQMSYPDEGDFVIMGDFNADGNYFDEDSSSDLDSYFWLIDDSIDTTTKSTDYTYDRIVMTDTSDIVGDSGVFRYDLEYGLSEEMTVAVSDHYPVYMEVRCDGDSDL; encoded by the coding sequence ATGCTAAAAAAAACAATCCTTATCTTATTTTTATCAATATTCCTGCTATCTTCCGGTTGCTCGGATTCCACAGAAGATCTTGCCGGTTCAGTGGAGGAAGTCGCTACAGCTGCAGCCGAGGTTTCAGGTGCGATAGAAGAAATTGAAAATGAATTGAATGAGCTGGAGGAAATTGGCGAGTCCGTTGACACTGTACTTTCTGATGTAGATGATATTGAAGAGAATGCAGACGGGAATACTGCAGGTGACACTAATGAAGAAACACCTGTGATAAGCAATCCCTCGTCTGATGGCGAAGATCTCCGTATCGGTGCCTTCAACATCCAGGTGTTCGGTGTGACAAAGGCATCAAAACCGGATGTAATGCTGGTTCTTGCAGACATCGTCCGCACCTACGATATCATTGCCATTCAGGAGATCCGGGACTCTTCCCAGACCGCTCTTCCTGACCTTGTGAATCTTGTGAACAGCGATGGCTCACAATATGATTATGTCGTAAGTGAGCGCCTCGGAAGGACTTCCAGCAAGGAACAGTATGCATATATCTACGATACCACGACGGTTGCAGTAACCGGAATTCCTGAGACCTATCCTGAGCCGGAGGGAACCGATCCGTTCCACAGGCAGCCATATATCAGTTCATTCAGTGCGGTAGGTGGAGATTATGATGCAGTTCTCATGGTGATACACACCGATCCGGACGAGGCTACAGAAGAGATCAATGCTCTTGATGATGTCCTGGAATATGCACAGATGTCCTATCCTGATGAAGGTGACTTTGTCATCATGGGTGATTTCAACGCTGACGGAAACTACTTCGATGAAGACTCATCCAGTGATCTTGACAGTTACTTCTGGTTGATCGATGATAGTATTGATACTACCACAAAGAGCACTGACTACACTTACGACAGAATAGTCATGACCGATACTTCCGACATTGTCGGTGATAGTGGTGTTTTCAGGTATGATCTTGAATACGGTCTGTCCGAAGAAATGACTGTGGCTGTATCAGACCACTATCCGGTCTACATGGAGGTCAGATGTGATGGTGACAGTGACCTGTGA
- the hypF gene encoding carbamoyltransferase HypF: MQIQCRKINVTGVVQGVGFRPFVYHIATENGLCGYVKNTGNDVEIVAEGEIEDIEHFLHELQSKRPPLASVEQVRTKVSRVSGFSDFSILDSEQDESVRSIIPPDTAICSDCLRDMYDSKDRHFHYPFTSCTNCGPRYSMVSSLPFDRKNTSMAEFPLCLECSLEYKLPSDRRFHAQATCCPNCGPVLSLTNESGDVLASGHDSIVKCGELIDDGSIVAVKGYGGFHLVCDATSDRAVLKLRGSLNRPAQPFAVMAKDVENASSFACIDAEESSMLQSRQRPIVVLDKNDEFSLSDHTAPGLHNIGVMLPYSGTHHLLLDHTDSDVYVMTSANLPGLPMLIDNEEALLYLDKIADYFLFHNYAIGNRTDDSVIRLVNGKKAFIRRSRGFVPEKIELPFPIDPAIGVGPELNTTVTLARDNSAYVSQYIGNTRHFETAQYHRKVVSNLERLTKITPQRWGCDMHPDFNTTHFAQEQGGNNTVFVQHHYAHIVSLMVDNLLPADSSIIGIALDGAGYGEGGAIWGGEILEATYSGYERVAHLMEQPMPGGDMAAIYPSRMVLGMLHDVLEAEELRELPLWFKHGEPERDIVLQQLENGVNIVRTSSFARVLDSAAALLGVCHYRSYQGEPAMKLESVARKGVHDLDLPVVCKRGVLDTTSLLYGLYERLDSHEVCDLAYSIEDALAVGVAELAVSAAKKRNIDVIGLSGGVAYNEHIICRICEVVKDSGFEFLTHNRISCGDGGVSLGQAVVAGYSAFT; the protein is encoded by the coding sequence ATGCAAATTCAATGCAGGAAGATCAATGTTACTGGGGTAGTGCAGGGTGTTGGCTTTCGCCCGTTCGTATATCATATTGCGACAGAGAACGGACTCTGTGGGTATGTGAAGAACACAGGAAATGATGTAGAGATAGTCGCAGAAGGTGAAATAGAGGATATCGAACATTTTCTCCACGAGCTACAGAGCAAAAGACCTCCGCTGGCATCTGTTGAGCAGGTAAGAACGAAAGTTTCCCGTGTATCGGGCTTTTCCGATTTCTCTATACTTGACAGTGAACAGGATGAATCTGTCAGGTCCATTATCCCACCTGACACTGCTATCTGTTCTGATTGCCTGCGTGATATGTATGATAGTAAGGACAGGCATTTCCATTATCCTTTTACGTCCTGTACAAACTGCGGGCCGAGATATTCAATGGTAAGTTCTCTTCCTTTTGACCGGAAAAATACCAGTATGGCTGAATTCCCCCTCTGCTTGGAATGCAGTTTAGAGTACAAACTTCCGTCTGACAGAAGATTTCATGCACAGGCCACTTGTTGTCCGAATTGTGGGCCTGTACTTTCACTCACCAACGAAAGCGGTGATGTCCTTGCATCTGGACATGATAGCATTGTCAAATGTGGTGAACTCATAGACGATGGATCAATTGTTGCGGTTAAAGGATACGGGGGTTTCCATCTTGTCTGTGATGCCACTTCAGACAGAGCGGTCTTGAAGCTCAGGGGTTCCCTAAACCGTCCTGCACAGCCTTTTGCGGTGATGGCGAAAGATGTTGAGAATGCATCTTCTTTTGCTTGTATCGATGCAGAAGAGAGTTCTATGTTACAAAGCAGGCAGCGTCCAATCGTTGTGCTGGATAAAAATGATGAGTTTTCACTATCCGATCACACTGCTCCTGGTCTGCACAACATCGGGGTAATGCTACCTTATTCAGGCACACATCACCTTCTGTTAGACCATACTGATTCGGATGTTTACGTGATGACATCTGCAAATCTTCCGGGTCTCCCTATGTTGATCGATAATGAGGAGGCATTGTTATATCTCGATAAGATAGCAGATTATTTCCTGTTTCATAATTATGCTATCGGGAACAGAACCGATGACTCCGTCATCAGACTTGTTAATGGCAAAAAAGCTTTCATAAGACGCTCCCGTGGTTTTGTACCTGAGAAGATAGAGCTTCCGTTCCCGATAGATCCAGCGATCGGTGTGGGTCCCGAACTGAACACCACCGTTACGCTGGCAAGGGACAACAGTGCATATGTTTCCCAGTATATCGGGAACACAAGGCATTTTGAGACCGCTCAGTATCACAGGAAGGTTGTTTCCAATTTAGAAAGGTTGACAAAGATCACCCCACAGCGATGGGGTTGTGACATGCATCCGGATTTCAATACCACCCATTTCGCACAGGAGCAAGGTGGGAATAACACGGTCTTCGTGCAGCATCATTATGCACACATCGTTTCGCTAATGGTGGACAATCTTTTGCCAGCCGATTCAAGTATCATTGGCATCGCTCTTGACGGTGCAGGATACGGGGAAGGTGGAGCAATATGGGGTGGAGAGATCCTTGAAGCCACGTATTCCGGTTATGAAAGAGTTGCTCATCTTATGGAGCAGCCGATGCCGGGCGGGGATATGGCTGCGATATATCCTTCACGTATGGTTCTGGGGATGCTGCATGATGTTCTTGAGGCGGAAGAATTGAGGGAACTTCCTCTTTGGTTCAAGCATGGTGAACCGGAACGCGACATTGTATTGCAGCAACTGGAAAATGGTGTGAACATTGTCAGAACGAGCAGCTTCGCAAGGGTGCTTGACAGTGCTGCAGCACTTCTTGGTGTCTGCCATTATCGCAGTTACCAGGGTGAGCCTGCAATGAAACTGGAATCAGTTGCAAGAAAAGGTGTGCATGATCTGGATCTGCCTGTCGTTTGCAAACGAGGAGTGCTTGATACTACCAGCCTTTTGTATGGTCTGTACGAAAGGCTTGATTCACATGAAGTTTGTGATCTGGCATATTCCATAGAAGATGCACTTGCCGTTGGGGTTGCCGAACTTGCTGTGTCAGCAGCTAAAAAAAGGAACATTGATGTTATAGGGCTCAGTGGGGGAGTTGCATACAACGAGCACATAATATGTCGTATCTGTGAAGTTGTAAAGGATTCGGGGTTTGAATTCCTTACTCATAACAGAATTTCGTGTGGGGATGGCGGTGTTTCCCTGGGGCAGGCAGTTGTTGCAGGATATAGTGCTTTTACCTAG
- a CDS encoding (Fe-S)-binding protein: MTNALEIYQLLPKTNCKECGKASCMAFAAALLSREVTVDDCPPLKKDKFKENYEKLSGMIKPAGEASESGMIVHEDKCIGCGNCVVACPVNVAEDPHGAGSGKAPTSENVILRVEDGVVRLSNVNQCRRFGKNKIMCNGCIVTCPTKAIEFV; encoded by the coding sequence ATGACAAATGCACTGGAGATATACCAGCTTCTCCCAAAGACCAACTGCAAGGAATGTGGAAAGGCCTCATGCATGGCCTTTGCAGCCGCCCTCCTTTCAAGAGAGGTTACGGTCGATGACTGTCCGCCCCTGAAAAAGGACAAATTTAAGGAAAACTACGAGAAGCTCTCGGGAATGATCAAACCTGCAGGCGAGGCCTCGGAATCCGGAATGATCGTTCACGAGGACAAATGCATCGGATGCGGGAACTGTGTTGTCGCCTGCCCGGTAAATGTTGCCGAAGACCCACATGGTGCCGGCTCAGGAAAGGCACCCACCAGCGAGAATGTCATCCTTCGCGTGGAAGATGGTGTTGTACGCCTCTCCAACGTGAACCAGTGCCGCCGTTTTGGCAAGAACAAGATAATGTGCAACGGCTGCATCGTAACATGCCCGACAAAAGCAATAGAGTTCGTCTGA
- a CDS encoding UbiA family prenyltransferase, which produces MNEAFNITGNGRIYRETLDTIKELWADFIYGGHIFAFGAICVAFMCSILFEIPITWDFLVIIYLTFYIIYLYDYFNGTEDDEKTNSTRANYFRQNDSKTITRILYGSIVSIASIYVLYSDIPNMLIGFAILFLGVTYQAYFKGLTKKITAFKNIFVSMVWAILVYVMFIYYSYPITMEALIISTFIFLRMTGIQILFDIRDIEGDQKKGLRTFPAIYGYRKGLMTLIAINFVTAILLIYGAYIEAIPYTALMIVPVIFYAQNYLDKVDRSRKDHKSYLFAAGEPFIWFVLIFSGSMFFRMVPYISEITNVL; this is translated from the coding sequence ATGAACGAAGCATTCAATATAACAGGAAATGGCAGAATATATAGAGAAACATTAGACACAATTAAGGAGCTATGGGCTGATTTCATATATGGAGGACATATCTTCGCATTTGGTGCGATCTGTGTTGCATTTATGTGTTCGATCCTTTTTGAGATACCCATAACATGGGATTTTCTGGTCATAATCTACCTGACCTTCTACATAATCTACCTTTATGACTACTTCAATGGAACAGAAGATGATGAGAAAACAAATTCAACACGTGCAAACTATTTCCGGCAAAATGATTCAAAGACAATAACCCGAATATTATACGGATCCATCGTGTCCATCGCTTCCATTTACGTGCTCTACAGTGACATTCCGAACATGCTCATCGGATTCGCCATCCTCTTCCTCGGAGTGACATACCAGGCATACTTTAAAGGTCTGACAAAGAAGATAACTGCATTCAAAAATATTTTTGTGTCAATGGTCTGGGCCATACTTGTGTATGTTATGTTCATATATTACTCATATCCGATCACAATGGAAGCTCTGATCATCTCCACATTTATATTCCTGAGAATGACCGGGATACAGATCCTTTTTGATATCAGGGACATCGAAGGTGACCAGAAGAAAGGACTCCGCACATTCCCTGCGATCTACGGATACAGGAAAGGTCTTATGACCCTGATCGCCATCAATTTCGTTACTGCTATACTACTTATCTACGGAGCATACATCGAAGCCATACCATACACAGCATTGATGATCGTACCGGTGATCTTCTACGCCCAGAACTATCTTGACAAGGTAGACAGGTCAAGAAAGGACCACAAAAGCTACCTCTTTGCAGCCGGAGAACCATTCATCTGGTTCGTCCTGATATTCTCAGGTTCAATGTTCTTCCGCATGGTCCCATACATATCAGAGATCACAAACGTCCTCTGA
- a CDS encoding ferredoxin-thioredoxin reductase catalytic domain-containing protein produces the protein MSEKKTTKEDVHAWTSKYADKAGYMLNPDEEMRDLVLEGIAKNKDTHGKNYCPCRIVTGDEIEDKKIVCPCIYHKDEIESDGSCHCDLFFRKEDQEEDKKED, from the coding sequence ATGAGTGAAAAAAAGACAACAAAAGAAGATGTACATGCATGGACATCAAAGTATGCAGATAAAGCAGGATACATGCTTAACCCTGATGAAGAGATGAGGGACCTTGTACTGGAAGGAATAGCAAAGAACAAGGATACTCACGGAAAGAACTATTGTCCCTGCAGGATAGTAACAGGAGACGAGATCGAGGACAAAAAGATAGTATGTCCCTGCATATACCACAAGGACGAGATCGAATCTGACGGATCATGCCATTGTGACCTTTTCTTCAGAAAGGAAGATCAGGAAGAAGATAAAAAGGAAGATTAA
- a CDS encoding SulP family inorganic anion transporter produces the protein MSDLKAGFITAVVALPLAIAFALASGVEPVMGLYTAIIAGVLVSASGGSRYSISGPTGAMTVIILSTVNIHGVEGLLLAGSLAGLFQILFGIMNLGKVVKYIPLPVISGFTSGIGVIILIGQLSNSFGLVLPAREHVWETVYDVFISLGMANTTAVLIFGSTIVLMLLLPGMLSGYRYLNKVPASIVTLVISVIATYYFRLDVPIVGDIPGNIPQFHMLNFDLELMYAVLPAAFTIALLGSIESLLCAVVCDAMTNTKHDSKKELIGQGLTNVLLPLFAGIPATAAIARSAVNIREGARTRMSGVIHALVLFAILLFFGPVARYIPKAYLAGILILVSVNMINIEEFRTTMRISKMDTFVLLATFALTVLTDLVFAIQAGMFLSIVLLFIRLTNIIDISSMENYDPSEGINATINSDPYLDENVAVYTINGPFFFGAMNVFEHKVDEQIKMSKKHIVIRMRYVPFIDTTGIERLKSFISIRKKMGQKVYLTSVQPSVMAVIDSDHDLSGMIREKDVLVFSRTQEALGFLKSIGKGGNGN, from the coding sequence TTGAGCGACCTTAAAGCAGGTTTCATCACGGCTGTTGTAGCACTCCCGCTTGCCATCGCATTTGCACTGGCATCCGGTGTGGAACCTGTGATGGGACTTTATACTGCGATCATTGCAGGTGTCCTTGTATCCGCTTCTGGCGGTTCACGCTATTCAATATCCGGTCCCACAGGCGCAATGACCGTTATCATCCTTTCCACTGTCAATATTCATGGTGTGGAAGGGCTGTTGCTTGCAGGATCCCTGGCAGGTCTGTTCCAGATACTCTTTGGAATCATGAACCTGGGAAAAGTTGTGAAATATATTCCCCTGCCTGTGATCTCAGGATTTACCAGTGGCATTGGTGTGATCATCCTGATCGGCCAGCTGTCCAATTCCTTTGGCCTTGTGCTACCTGCACGTGAGCATGTCTGGGAAACCGTATATGATGTATTCATATCCCTTGGAATGGCGAACACCACAGCAGTCCTCATCTTCGGCAGTACCATTGTCCTGATGCTGTTGCTTCCAGGCATGCTCTCAGGATACCGCTATTTGAACAAAGTTCCTGCATCCATCGTGACACTTGTCATCTCGGTGATAGCTACGTATTATTTCCGTCTTGATGTCCCGATAGTCGGAGACATCCCCGGCAATATTCCGCAGTTCCACATGCTGAATTTCGACCTTGAGCTCATGTATGCAGTTCTGCCTGCTGCTTTTACCATAGCTTTGCTCGGTTCCATAGAATCACTTCTGTGTGCGGTGGTCTGTGATGCAATGACAAATACAAAGCATGATAGCAAGAAAGAACTGATCGGTCAGGGTCTTACAAATGTCCTTCTGCCTTTATTTGCAGGTATTCCGGCAACAGCTGCAATTGCAAGAAGTGCAGTGAACATCAGGGAAGGTGCCAGGACACGTATGTCCGGAGTAATACATGCCCTCGTATTGTTTGCGATCCTGCTGTTCTTCGGCCCCGTCGCAAGGTACATTCCAAAGGCCTACCTTGCAGGAATCCTGATTTTGGTATCCGTGAACATGATCAACATCGAAGAGTTCAGGACCACCATGAGGATCAGTAAGATGGATACCTTCGTCCTGCTTGCAACCTTTGCACTGACAGTTCTGACGGACCTTGTATTTGCTATTCAGGCAGGCATGTTCCTTTCCATAGTCCTGCTGTTCATACGCCTGACGAACATAATTGACATAAGTTCCATGGAGAACTATGACCCGTCTGAAGGGATCAATGCTACGATAAATTCCGATCCGTACCTTGATGAGAACGTAGCTGTCTATACGATAAACGGTCCGTTCTTCTTTGGGGCGATGAACGTGTTCGAGCACAAGGTCGATGAACAGATCAAAATGAGCAAAAAGCACATCGTAATACGAATGCGCTATGTTCCTTTCATTGATACCACAGGCATCGAAAGGCTGAAAAGCTTCATTTCGATCCGTAAGAAAATGGGTCAGAAGGTCTATCTGACAAGTGTCCAGCCATCAGTAATGGCTGTTATTGATTCTGACCACGATCTTAGTGGAATGATACGGGAGAAGGACGTACTTGTATTCAGCAGGACTCAGGAAGCTCTTGGTTTCCTGAAGTCTATCGGGAAGGGTGGAAATGGAAATTGA
- a CDS encoding molybdopterin dinucleotide binding domain-containing protein codes for MGFGQFLAAPEHDIKIVTHRDIFQNTALESSRGGEEYISRSAVIKLDENDIKKMGLKAKGRAVLKNSSGRVVVTVEKSEYEEAHEGIGYMTNSPWSNALVSADTNGTGVPKFKMIIATISDGKDEKITSFDI; via the coding sequence ATGGGATTTGGCCAGTTTCTTGCAGCCCCGGAACATGACATAAAGATTGTAACCCACAGGGATATTTTCCAGAACACTGCCCTGGAATCCTCAAGAGGCGGGGAGGAATACATCAGCCGTTCAGCGGTCATAAAGCTGGACGAGAACGACATCAAGAAAATGGGACTTAAAGCCAAAGGCAGGGCTGTCCTGAAGAACAGCTCCGGTCGAGTCGTTGTTACCGTTGAGAAGTCAGAGTATGAGGAAGCCCACGAAGGCATTGGTTACATGACCAACAGCCCGTGGTCCAACGCACTTGTATCCGCTGACACCAACGGCACAGGTGTGCCTAAGTTCAAGATGATAATAGCGACCATCTCTGATGGAAAGGATGAGAAGATAACCAGTTTTGATATCTGA
- a CDS encoding methanogenesis marker 8 protein produces MPHVMEILGKTRVVVEDGKVVEVGEPQLNWCPLFEKARGIKEITREAVKENMEFRIKDFGLFTPQRKLEMDVFVGFGASEVMMTGLNRDMLDTTVTVCDGAGTVITNNPSLVQGMGARISGLVETEPIDEIINGIEERGGIVLDPSTAAIDPVAGVLKASDLGFKRIAVTAVDPDTARNLREIEEENDLELMMIGAHTTGLSREDALEIIKYLDIITSCASKSIRDEIKPLAQVGTAVPLFALTQKGKELLLERAKEVESPILVNTMALPVLPEKKQPKDLA; encoded by the coding sequence ATGCCACATGTTATGGAGATCCTTGGAAAGACAAGAGTTGTAGTCGAGGACGGAAAGGTTGTAGAGGTTGGAGAGCCACAGCTTAACTGGTGCCCGCTTTTTGAAAAGGCAAGGGGTATTAAGGAGATAACCCGTGAGGCTGTGAAGGAGAACATGGAATTCCGCATAAAGGATTTCGGCCTTTTCACTCCGCAACGCAAGCTCGAGATGGATGTCTTCGTGGGCTTTGGCGCTTCCGAGGTAATGATGACCGGCCTGAACCGTGATATGCTGGACACCACAGTGACCGTTTGTGACGGTGCAGGTACTGTGATCACCAACAATCCTTCCTTGGTTCAGGGAATGGGTGCGAGGATCTCTGGTCTGGTGGAGACCGAGCCTATTGATGAGATAATCAATGGTATCGAGGAGAGGGGTGGAATAGTCCTCGATCCTTCAACTGCAGCTATTGACCCTGTGGCCGGTGTCCTGAAGGCCAGCGACCTGGGATTCAAGAGGATCGCTGTCACTGCTGTGGACCCTGATACTGCGAGGAACCTTCGTGAGATCGAGGAAGAGAATGACCTTGAATTGATGATGATTGGTGCTCATACGACCGGTCTTAGCAGGGAGGATGCCCTGGAGATCATCAAGTATCTTGATATAATCACTTCCTGTGCCTCAAAGAGCATAAGGGATGAGATTAAGCCACTGGCACAGGTGGGAACTGCAGTACCTTTGTTCGCACTTACGCAGAAAGGAAAGGAACTGTTGCTTGAACGTGCCAAGGAAGTAGAAAGCCCGATATTGGTGAATACCATGGCACTGCCTGTGCTTCCTGAGAAAAAACAGCCGAAAGATCTTGCCTGA
- a CDS encoding formylmethanofuran dehydrogenase subunit B: MEQEYYVCTGCALLCDDIEIEVNEGKISKVNNACLKGVARLKECEKPAECRVDGNNVSMDEAIKEAAGILKNAEKPLIFGMGNSTTGAQKKAIGIAKKLNAYIDDTSSFCQGPVIEAILGDRIKTCTLEEVKDYGDVTVYWGADPSNSHPRHLSKYTYFPRGKERQRGWEEDRTAICIDVRKSDTAIICADKFYQIPPQADEELIDALIAALSGKVPKVSFGMGPKKILELANMLKKAKFGTICVGLGLIYSLPDVEPLVRLMEKLNEVSNFHLIPMVGQFNMRGFDHNLHDETGYINRAKFGENGVEHGPQCSVVELLRTKSVDAALVIGSDPMSSLPGCIAKELSGIPVVTIDPCVTMTSAKAKVSIASATTGSDSGGTAIRMDGVEIDIEPMITTDSLSDEEILNRIMEAL; this comes from the coding sequence GTGGAACAGGAATATTACGTTTGCACAGGTTGTGCACTTCTTTGTGATGATATCGAAATCGAGGTCAATGAAGGGAAGATCTCCAAAGTTAACAATGCCTGCTTAAAAGGCGTGGCCCGCCTCAAGGAATGTGAAAAACCTGCAGAGTGCAGGGTAGACGGCAACAACGTCAGCATGGACGAGGCCATAAAAGAAGCAGCAGGCATACTCAAAAATGCCGAGAAACCGCTGATCTTCGGAATGGGAAATTCCACCACCGGAGCCCAGAAAAAGGCCATAGGGATCGCAAAGAAGCTCAACGCATACATCGACGACACATCTTCCTTCTGCCAGGGGCCTGTCATTGAAGCCATACTCGGGGACAGGATAAAGACCTGCACACTGGAAGAAGTGAAGGACTATGGCGACGTTACAGTCTACTGGGGCGCTGACCCATCCAACTCACACCCAAGGCATCTTTCAAAATACACATACTTCCCCCGCGGAAAAGAAAGGCAACGCGGCTGGGAAGAGGACAGGACCGCCATCTGCATAGATGTGAGGAAGTCCGATACCGCCATCATCTGCGCAGACAAGTTCTACCAGATCCCCCCACAGGCGGATGAGGAACTTATCGATGCTCTAATCGCTGCACTCTCAGGAAAGGTCCCGAAGGTCTCCTTCGGAATGGGACCAAAGAAGATACTTGAGCTTGCCAACATGCTGAAGAAAGCGAAGTTCGGTACCATCTGCGTTGGGCTCGGACTGATCTACTCTCTCCCGGATGTTGAACCTCTTGTCAGACTAATGGAAAAGCTCAACGAGGTCTCAAACTTCCACCTCATACCAATGGTCGGCCAGTTCAACATGCGTGGATTTGACCACAACCTGCATGATGAGACCGGATACATCAACCGCGCAAAGTTTGGGGAAAACGGTGTAGAACATGGGCCGCAGTGCTCGGTGGTAGAACTGTTGAGAACAAAGAGTGTGGATGCAGCCCTTGTTATCGGCTCTGACCCCATGTCAAGCCTGCCCGGATGTATTGCTAAAGAACTCTCCGGCATTCCTGTGGTCACAATAGACCCATGTGTGACCATGACATCCGCAAAAGCAAAGGTCTCCATAGCATCTGCAACAACCGGTTCTGACTCCGGAGGCACTGCCATAAGGATGGACGGTGTTGAAATTGACATAGAACCGATGATAACTACGGACAGCCTGAGCGATGAAGAGATACTTAACCGCATCATGGAGGCACTATAA